In Paenibacillus hexagrammi, the following are encoded in one genomic region:
- a CDS encoding beta-L-arabinofuranosidase domain-containing protein produces the protein MKKRLKLNQRKLALWALSTVMISGELLSGQAVFAAETDPLAALNASKVLSMEFEGNVTDSSGKGNNGTIKGSNFSYVDGLQGSKALKLDGSTYVDMGKSGTLQPSDLTLSFWIKPNATMTGEQMIMWNKTAWYTDGWYLSSENDSKPLAISLGSADANKQPYKVSISGSRADFFPVGVWTHVAITYDSKTKSVNMYRNGIKQSTNVDYNYGADGADGIITSDETTQKSIGYNGPNYNGAYAKYALDDYEMFSTAARYEDIIALYEQQSGTVFDYEQIARSDADAITLPEQTIGDISLPLKGKSDSTISWTSSNENVIDLMGNVTRPSDGESDATVTLTATVTFGAKQVTREFTVTVPAKNSTNSLQDVPMSNVVLTDSYYTNAFSKEVDYLMSLEPDRLLSAFRTTSGLEAKAQVYDGWENTEIRGHTLGHYLSAISMAYVNASGDDKARLKERLDYIIDELAACQEANGNGYVSAFPTSFLDRVENGQAVWVPWYTLHKILAGLVSAAEYGDNPKALQVAEGLGEYIYNRTSKWDDAMKAKVLSVEYGGMNDALYDLYHLSGNNHFKLAAEKFDELALFNSFYNNVDVLNGKHANTTIPKVIGALKRYEVLDQSESEEYYLQVAKNFWDMVVQHHSYVTGGNSDNEHFGPADVLDAERTNVNDETCNVYNMLKLTRELYKITKDRKYADFYENTYTNSIISSQNPETGMTTYFQPMDTGYFKVFSSEFFHFWCCTGTGMENFSKLNDSVYFTDKDSVYVNMYLSSVLTLPDKNLTLTQKSELPNTGSGDSSSGKVTFTVHTTGQTDTALKFRIPDWAKTNPQLSVNGAPVQNYTVEGGYIVLAQDWTDGTTITLDFPMEVVLYTLPDGPDTVAFKYGPVVLSAGLGTNNMTTSPHGVNVLKPNKDTSARDFITVVNGDTETWKSNIAQNLVKTPGKLEFTLKGTDADGGVLTFTPHFERYEDRYGIYFNLVTADSEFFQEAIRKAKEAGRAESSTVSFVIVANDQYELAANRQTSNSTVGTYNGKSYRDARANGWFSYDMEVTPGVANYLFSTYYSGDAGRKFDIYVDDTKLVSEAIENKNPGDFYNQTRKITQELVDNSRTKTITETDEHGNQVQRTVHYVTVKFASTGGFVGGLFDIFRVITDYKTNANLKSLSFDKGTLSQPFDPEVTEYTLTVPSSATSVSMTAAPTDEYGLVYDGSILINDKLERTVPLTGDTTELVLTAKAEDHTTSKQYTVHLVKGEESPATLTGARSVASNQLFDVTLGTNTVTTNVYAQDITFEYDPEQVEFVEAESLKDGLAIVDKAVTAGKVRLILADLKPGQEAGSTANLVKLQFKAKPVSETVSSSIQVTSMIDADGSGTETTIMNPTPYQFQITSAVTKDALSAAIAQAQARYDAAVEGTHPGQYPAGAKAALLTAIQNASNVLNDAAATQTQVDQALTQLNSEVQTFESSVITKLPGDVNGDNTVRIGDLAIAAAHYGFTSADPNWIQFKSADVNDDGKIDIEDLAALARLIFGE, from the coding sequence ATGAAAAAACGACTCAAGCTCAATCAACGCAAGCTGGCTCTCTGGGCCTTATCAACAGTTATGATATCCGGTGAATTACTCTCCGGGCAGGCTGTATTTGCAGCTGAGACTGACCCGCTGGCAGCTTTAAATGCTTCGAAGGTTTTATCCATGGAATTTGAAGGTAATGTAACCGACAGCTCAGGCAAAGGGAATAATGGAACCATTAAGGGCAGTAACTTTTCTTACGTCGACGGTCTGCAAGGAAGTAAAGCGCTCAAGCTAGATGGCAGCACTTATGTGGATATGGGGAAAAGCGGCACGCTTCAGCCATCGGATCTAACGCTCTCTTTTTGGATCAAGCCTAATGCAACGATGACTGGCGAGCAGATGATCATGTGGAACAAAACCGCTTGGTACACGGATGGCTGGTATCTATCTTCGGAGAACGACAGCAAGCCGCTGGCGATTTCGCTCGGATCCGCGGATGCCAATAAGCAACCTTACAAGGTTAGTATCAGCGGATCGAGAGCGGACTTTTTCCCGGTTGGGGTCTGGACACATGTCGCCATTACCTATGACAGCAAGACGAAGTCGGTGAATATGTACCGCAACGGGATTAAGCAAAGCACGAACGTTGATTACAACTACGGAGCAGATGGAGCGGACGGCATCATCACATCGGACGAAACCACACAGAAGTCGATCGGCTACAACGGCCCAAATTACAATGGCGCTTACGCGAAGTATGCACTCGATGATTATGAAATGTTCAGCACAGCCGCCAGATATGAGGACATTATAGCCCTCTATGAGCAGCAATCGGGAACGGTCTTTGATTATGAGCAGATCGCTAGGTCGGATGCGGATGCCATCACATTGCCCGAGCAAACGATTGGGGACATATCCCTGCCTTTGAAGGGGAAGTCGGATTCTACCATATCGTGGACTTCCAGCAATGAGAATGTCATTGATTTGATGGGCAACGTTACCAGACCCTCTGATGGTGAAAGTGATGCTACCGTAACCTTAACGGCGACCGTTACCTTCGGAGCTAAGCAGGTTACACGGGAGTTTACAGTGACTGTGCCGGCAAAAAATAGCACCAATTCCTTGCAGGATGTACCGATGTCGAACGTCGTATTAACCGACAGCTATTACACGAATGCTTTTAGCAAAGAAGTGGATTATTTAATGTCCTTAGAGCCGGATCGTCTGCTCAGCGCCTTCCGCACAACCAGCGGTCTCGAAGCGAAAGCTCAGGTGTATGACGGTTGGGAAAATACGGAGATCCGCGGCCATACGTTAGGCCACTACTTGTCTGCGATTTCGATGGCGTATGTAAATGCGTCGGGGGATGATAAGGCTCGTTTAAAAGAGCGCCTGGACTATATCATCGATGAATTGGCGGCTTGTCAAGAGGCCAACGGCAACGGCTATGTATCCGCATTCCCGACTTCCTTCTTGGACAGAGTGGAGAACGGTCAGGCGGTTTGGGTTCCATGGTATACGCTACATAAGATTTTGGCCGGTTTGGTCAGCGCAGCCGAGTATGGTGATAATCCGAAGGCTTTGCAGGTGGCAGAAGGGTTAGGGGAATACATTTACAATCGCACATCTAAGTGGGATGACGCCATGAAAGCGAAGGTTCTCAGCGTGGAATACGGCGGGATGAATGACGCTTTGTATGACCTGTATCATCTTTCCGGGAACAATCACTTTAAACTGGCAGCCGAAAAATTCGATGAGCTGGCTTTGTTCAATTCTTTCTATAATAATGTCGATGTTCTGAACGGCAAGCATGCCAATACGACGATTCCGAAGGTAATCGGAGCATTAAAACGTTATGAAGTGTTAGATCAATCGGAAAGCGAAGAGTACTATCTGCAAGTAGCGAAGAATTTTTGGGATATGGTGGTTCAGCATCATTCTTATGTTACGGGCGGCAACAGCGATAACGAGCATTTCGGACCTGCCGATGTTCTCGACGCTGAGCGTACGAATGTGAATGATGAAACCTGTAACGTCTACAATATGCTGAAGCTGACTAGAGAGTTGTACAAAATCACCAAGGATAGAAAATACGCGGATTTCTATGAGAATACGTATACGAATTCGATCATTTCTTCTCAAAATCCGGAAACCGGGATGACGACGTACTTCCAGCCGATGGATACAGGCTATTTTAAAGTATTCAGCAGTGAGTTTTTCCATTTCTGGTGCTGTACGGGAACCGGTATGGAGAATTTCTCTAAGCTGAATGACAGCGTCTACTTCACTGACAAAGATAGCGTGTACGTCAATATGTACTTGTCATCTGTTTTGACGCTGCCGGATAAGAATCTGACCCTCACACAAAAGTCCGAGCTGCCGAATACGGGATCGGGTGACTCATCGTCTGGCAAGGTGACCTTTACGGTTCATACAACCGGGCAGACAGACACAGCGCTTAAGTTCAGAATACCGGACTGGGCAAAAACGAACCCTCAGCTATCGGTGAACGGAGCTCCGGTTCAAAATTATACCGTCGAAGGCGGATACATCGTCCTTGCCCAAGACTGGACAGACGGAACGACCATCACATTGGACTTCCCAATGGAAGTCGTCCTCTATACGCTTCCTGACGGACCTGACACCGTAGCCTTTAAGTACGGTCCTGTGGTGCTAAGTGCGGGACTCGGAACAAATAACATGACAACGAGCCCTCATGGCGTCAACGTACTGAAACCGAACAAAGACACGTCCGCAAGAGATTTTATTACCGTCGTTAACGGGGATACAGAGACTTGGAAGTCCAATATTGCACAGAATCTGGTGAAAACCCCCGGCAAGCTCGAGTTTACGTTAAAAGGAACCGATGCCGACGGCGGGGTCTTGACCTTTACGCCGCATTTTGAGAGATATGAAGACCGGTACGGCATTTACTTCAACCTCGTAACCGCCGATTCGGAATTCTTCCAAGAGGCCATTCGGAAGGCGAAGGAAGCAGGGCGTGCGGAGTCTTCCACCGTTAGCTTCGTCATTGTTGCTAACGACCAGTATGAACTGGCGGCTAATCGTCAGACTTCCAACTCGACAGTCGGAACCTATAACGGGAAGTCTTACCGGGATGCGAGAGCGAACGGATGGTTCAGCTATGATATGGAAGTCACGCCTGGAGTGGCTAACTATCTGTTCTCCACCTACTACAGCGGGGACGCGGGCCGCAAATTTGATATTTACGTGGATGATACGAAGCTTGTTAGTGAAGCCATCGAGAACAAAAATCCTGGAGATTTCTACAACCAAACACGGAAAATTACGCAGGAGCTTGTAGATAACAGCAGAACGAAAACGATAACCGAAACAGATGAGCACGGCAATCAAGTACAAAGAACGGTTCATTATGTGACGGTCAAGTTTGCAAGCACAGGCGGTTTTGTTGGTGGATTGTTCGATATATTCCGGGTGATTACCGATTACAAAACCAATGCGAACTTGAAGAGCTTATCGTTTGACAAAGGCACCTTATCTCAGCCGTTTGACCCTGAAGTTACGGAATACACGCTAACCGTGCCGAGCTCGGCGACATCTGTCTCCATGACTGCCGCTCCGACGGATGAATACGGACTTGTATATGACGGCAGCATCTTGATCAATGACAAGCTGGAACGTACCGTACCGCTAACTGGGGATACGACAGAGCTGGTCCTGACGGCCAAAGCGGAGGACCATACCACCTCGAAGCAGTATACGGTTCATTTGGTTAAAGGCGAGGAGAGCCCCGCAACCCTTACGGGGGCAAGGAGCGTCGCCTCCAATCAATTATTTGATGTGACGCTGGGCACGAATACGGTCACAACGAATGTGTACGCCCAGGACATCACGTTCGAGTACGATCCTGAACAGGTCGAGTTTGTGGAAGCGGAGTCCTTGAAGGACGGATTAGCCATTGTGGATAAAGCCGTAACAGCAGGCAAAGTGCGCTTGATCCTTGCGGACCTGAAGCCCGGTCAAGAAGCGGGAAGCACAGCAAATCTGGTGAAGCTTCAGTTTAAGGCTAAACCGGTTAGTGAAACAGTGAGCAGCTCCATCCAGGTAACGAGCATGATTGACGCGGATGGCAGCGGCACAGAAACAACGATCATGAATCCAACTCCGTACCAATTCCAAATCACGTCAGCCGTTACGAAGGACGCCTTGAGCGCAGCGATCGCACAGGCACAGGCACGCTATGATGCTGCAGTCGAGGGAACACATCCGGGACAATATCCTGCCGGGGCGAAAGCCGCACTCCTAACCGCTATTCAAAACGCGAGCAATGTGCTCAATGATGCTGCAGCGACACAAACTCAGGTTGATCAAGCTTTAACGCAGTTGAACAGCGAGGTACAAACCTTCGAGTCGTCGGTTATCACGAAGCTGCCTGGAGATGTCAACGGAGATAACACCGTTCGAATCGGCGACCTCGCTATTGCCGCAGCGCATTACGGCTTCACTTCAGCGGATCCAAATTGGATTCAATTCAAATCGGCCGACGTCAACGATGACGGCAAGATCGATATTGAAGACTTGGCGGCGCTTGCGAGATTGATATTTGGCGAATAA
- a CDS encoding family 43 glycosylhydrolase has product MKRFSALVLAGIMLLGYSPGGISAVKAAEVRSGSALAAASLATTAESANLLAHYPLLEDLKDTSGNGKDGEAVGNVTFSDGLTLPGGTNSSTNYVKLPDGLFDNQNSVTISSWIKSNTPSGNYSALFFGTKANASKVPENYWLFNPTNPSGKFKSVFTNSVSSSAPWGMEVGVTATDTTVNRGVWAHYTTVISPTSITGYMNGTKIGTVSKTRTTSDFGTGLNAYIGRSNYLNDYTFAGSFQDLRIYGEAMDDNGVAAIYKDAHKMMSLQLAEKSLSLGDTSSVTSNLTLPSTGSNGTSITWSSSNEEAVSNTGVVTLSNVEQTVTLTAVISLDGSQVTKDFTVVLVSAEHVTQIIADKLYIPYVLTQADQLPSSIEGASITWSSSDSSIIGNDGSMNPPAAGMAEVDLTAAVTFAGKQVTKDFHVQVMESSPSFILSYTRSGSSVVTDALHLGYSADGSDYTALNNNTGVLFAKADYADGIVGVTKKLVHPYVFRMKDGTFGVVGSRYNTAGSQTDAEKSSVLLFTSPDLVTFTEAGLVSLQTDKTVTAPVCEFDASALEYRIEWKDADGISYFNTTKDFVTVSQPASGSKIAVKQASASIASALPVDSLPVTKAEAKVITNKLAKVMNTAVSGLDIEVQSDNGLTFDELSSKKVTASYNDGSTAEKAVNWNQDQFNQIDFSQPGVYTVGGTVKQTAYPKDMIPQYADPNVLLYNGKYYFIATNENGQMNLNMREADTILGLKDAASTTIWSANASGDMSGSIWAPELHIVGQDLYIFFAAGSPAAWNTVQSRVMKLKTGGNPMSPSDWETPVRVLNKDGSYLYTGGITLDMTYFEQNGESYLIWAQRLIGSPNGSSDLYIAKTSEQQPWKLTTDPVRISRPEYGWERWTTEVDEGPFVLQHGNQVFVTFSASGVNTTYSIGLLSANKDSDLLNPASWTKLPYPLLNSESVPGEYGPGHNSYTVDEDGNTVNIYHTIPASGGKRNMNARRVHWAADGTPVLDMVPEREILPANQTVTATITVTDSGEGVASHAGLHGTDSVNGGQPFELTYGLSNVDGDVYAEDVTVSYNAEQVEFIGAESLRDHVKIAAVSEQATSQGQVRIIAALIGEDRTVNGDAIRLNWKAKELASDAAATISLSQVVIADGLGAETELSGQSHVVQIHALDKSRLSALLAEAQVKHDAAIEGTEAGQYPAGSKAALQVAIDRAKAVAENPEATQQQVEQAVTDLTAALQTFIDSVHHTQPGDTNGDGRYSVGDLAIVAAAYGKTLDDPNWSEYQKGDLNQDGKIDIEDLAAMARKILE; this is encoded by the coding sequence GCCACCACAGCGGAATCGGCAAACCTTTTGGCACACTATCCACTGCTGGAGGACTTGAAGGATACATCAGGAAACGGCAAGGATGGCGAAGCGGTCGGGAATGTAACATTCAGCGATGGCTTAACGCTACCTGGAGGAACAAACAGCAGCACGAATTATGTGAAATTGCCGGATGGTCTATTTGACAACCAGAACAGTGTAACGATATCGTCATGGATCAAAAGCAATACGCCGAGCGGTAACTATTCAGCGTTGTTTTTCGGAACAAAAGCAAATGCCAGTAAGGTCCCCGAAAATTATTGGCTCTTTAATCCGACGAACCCAAGCGGCAAATTCAAGTCTGTTTTCACGAATTCCGTGAGCAGCAGTGCGCCTTGGGGAATGGAGGTGGGTGTTACTGCGACGGATACAACAGTGAATCGAGGAGTGTGGGCTCATTATACGACGGTGATTTCTCCGACTTCGATAACCGGGTATATGAACGGGACGAAGATCGGAACGGTCAGCAAGACGAGAACGACAAGCGATTTTGGAACTGGACTTAATGCCTACATAGGGCGGTCCAACTACTTGAATGACTATACCTTTGCAGGATCTTTCCAGGATCTGCGTATTTATGGGGAGGCTATGGATGACAATGGCGTAGCAGCCATCTACAAAGATGCTCATAAGATGATGTCGCTGCAGCTTGCCGAGAAATCGTTGAGCTTAGGAGATACTTCATCGGTAACAAGTAATCTGACGCTGCCTTCGACCGGATCAAACGGTACATCCATCACTTGGTCTTCAAGCAATGAGGAAGCTGTTTCAAATACAGGTGTTGTTACTTTAAGTAATGTTGAGCAGACCGTAACATTAACGGCTGTCATTTCTCTGGACGGCAGTCAGGTTACCAAAGACTTTACGGTCGTTCTGGTATCTGCCGAGCATGTCACACAAATAATCGCTGATAAACTGTACATCCCATATGTGCTTACGCAAGCTGATCAACTGCCTTCATCCATTGAAGGGGCCTCCATCACCTGGAGCAGCAGTGACTCCTCCATCATCGGTAATGACGGAAGCATGAATCCGCCAGCTGCAGGCATGGCAGAGGTGGACCTGACTGCAGCAGTAACCTTTGCCGGGAAGCAGGTTACGAAAGATTTTCATGTACAAGTCATGGAAAGCTCACCGTCTTTCATTCTTAGCTATACCCGTTCGGGCAGCTCGGTTGTGACGGATGCTCTGCATCTGGGATACAGTGCGGACGGCTCGGACTATACCGCATTAAATAATAATACGGGAGTACTTTTCGCCAAAGCAGATTATGCCGACGGCATCGTTGGCGTGACGAAGAAGCTTGTTCATCCTTATGTATTCAGAATGAAGGATGGAACCTTCGGTGTGGTTGGGTCGCGCTACAATACAGCTGGCAGTCAGACCGATGCCGAGAAGTCCTCGGTGCTGCTGTTTACTTCTCCGGACCTTGTTACTTTCACGGAAGCGGGACTTGTTTCTTTGCAAACCGACAAGACGGTTACCGCACCTGTTTGTGAATTTGATGCATCTGCTCTGGAGTATCGGATTGAATGGAAAGACGCCGATGGAATCAGCTACTTTAACACGACGAAGGATTTCGTAACGGTCAGTCAACCAGCATCAGGCTCCAAAATCGCTGTAAAGCAAGCATCAGCAAGCATTGCAAGTGCGCTTCCGGTTGACAGCCTTCCGGTTACGAAAGCGGAAGCCAAGGTCATCACAAATAAGCTTGCAAAGGTTATGAATACAGCGGTATCCGGCCTGGATATTGAAGTTCAATCAGACAACGGTTTGACGTTTGATGAACTTAGCTCCAAGAAAGTGACCGCTTCCTACAACGACGGGTCAACGGCTGAAAAGGCGGTGAATTGGAATCAAGATCAATTCAATCAAATTGACTTCAGCCAGCCAGGCGTATACACCGTAGGCGGTACCGTCAAACAGACGGCATACCCCAAGGACATGATTCCGCAGTACGCAGACCCGAACGTCCTGCTGTATAACGGCAAGTATTATTTTATTGCAACGAATGAGAATGGACAGATGAATTTGAATATGAGAGAAGCCGACACAATTCTTGGTCTGAAGGATGCAGCCTCAACGACGATCTGGTCAGCTAATGCCTCCGGCGATATGTCAGGCAGTATTTGGGCGCCTGAGCTGCATATTGTTGGTCAAGATCTGTATATTTTCTTCGCAGCGGGCAGTCCTGCTGCTTGGAATACGGTTCAATCTCGTGTCATGAAATTAAAAACAGGCGGCAATCCCATGTCCCCATCGGATTGGGAAACTCCGGTACGTGTGCTGAATAAAGACGGCAGCTACCTCTACACGGGCGGAATCACACTGGATATGACTTATTTTGAGCAAAACGGAGAGTCTTACTTGATTTGGGCACAGAGACTCATCGGCAGTCCGAACGGCAGCTCCGACCTTTACATTGCGAAGACAAGTGAGCAGCAGCCATGGAAGCTGACCACAGATCCGGTTCGAATCTCAAGACCTGAATATGGTTGGGAAAGATGGACCACAGAAGTGGATGAAGGACCGTTCGTGCTGCAGCATGGGAATCAGGTATTTGTTACGTTTTCAGCATCTGGCGTGAATACAACGTATTCCATCGGTCTTTTATCGGCGAATAAGGATAGTGATCTGCTGAACCCAGCTTCATGGACGAAGCTTCCTTACCCGCTGCTTAATTCTGAATCGGTGCCTGGGGAGTATGGTCCTGGCCACAACTCCTACACGGTTGACGAGGATGGCAATACCGTTAACATCTACCACACGATTCCAGCATCAGGAGGCAAGCGGAATATGAATGCCAGAAGGGTGCATTGGGCAGCAGATGGCACACCAGTACTGGATATGGTGCCGGAGCGGGAAATTTTACCGGCAAATCAGACGGTTACCGCAACCATTACAGTTACGGATTCCGGTGAAGGCGTTGCTTCGCATGCAGGGCTGCATGGTACTGATTCAGTGAATGGCGGGCAACCGTTCGAGCTTACCTATGGACTAAGTAATGTGGATGGTGATGTTTACGCAGAAGATGTGACCGTGTCCTACAATGCGGAGCAAGTAGAGTTCATAGGAGCTGAATCCTTGCGGGATCATGTCAAAATCGCAGCTGTGTCCGAACAGGCCACAAGCCAAGGTCAAGTACGGATCATTGCTGCGCTAATCGGAGAAGATCGCACGGTGAACGGTGATGCCATTCGGCTTAACTGGAAAGCGAAGGAGCTCGCATCGGATGCAGCAGCTACGATCAGCCTGTCCCAAGTTGTGATCGCGGACGGACTTGGAGCCGAGACGGAGTTGAGCGGACAATCACACGTTGTTCAAATACATGCTTTGGATAAGAGCAGGCTTAGCGCATTGCTTGCAGAAGCCCAGGTGAAGCATGATGCGGCTATTGAGGGCACTGAAGCAGGTCAATATCCGGCAGGCTCTAAAGCAGCATTGCAAGTTGCAATTGATCGTGCAAAGGCTGTCGCGGAGAATCCTGAAGCTACCCAGCAGCAGGTGGAACAAGCGGTTACTGATCTGACGGCTGCCCTGCAAACCTTCATCGATTCCGTCCATCATACACAGCCGGGAGATACGAACGGTGACGGCCGCTATTCTGTAGGCGACTTGGCTATCGTCGCAGCGGCATACGGCAAAACACTAGACGATCCGAACTGGTCCGAGTACCAGAAGGGCGATCTAAATCAAGACGGTAAGATTGATATTGAAGATCTGGCGGCTATGGCTAGAAAGATATTGGAATAG